In Pochonia chlamydosporia 170 chromosome 3, whole genome shotgun sequence, the following are encoded in one genomic region:
- a CDS encoding 60s ribosomal protein l37 protein (similar to Togninia minima UCRPA7 XP_007913409.1), whose amino-acid sequence MAATDATRALEALQRLEAKQEISIIKLSETITDPAEQGSRQRASDASNSLLDGPTPAGLEADLAHYTELFAKLRFSYVEQVTKEKFIRAIVGDPPLIVTMQENLDLEKENSAAKAELKSLKAQVASMVTELEKRGRELSQRYEAVQLDTAKLQELPAKTQELEERVEKLRAAQEFHGANPNLNLPLAKTLGLVERRRAEQQQLARELEALRAKVPRKQKEAERLQAELGPLEAKLQTSTAAAREAQRRKEAALGGVADDLEQRARWWRASEDVLRQVLDLKT is encoded by the coding sequence ATGGCAGCGACCGACGCGACTCGGGCGCTCGAGGCGCTGCAACGCCTTGAAGCAAAACAAGAAATATCCATCATCAAACTCAGCGAAACCATCACCGATCCCGCAGAACAAGGCTCACGGCAAAGAGCATCCGACGCATCAAATTCACTTCTCGATGGCCCTACACCAGCCGGCCTGGAGGCCGACCTAGCACACTACACCGAGTTATTCGCAAAGCTACGATTTTCCTACGTCGAGCAAGTCACCAAGGAGAAGTTCATCCGCGCCATCGTCGGCGACCCGCCACTAATCGTCACAATGCAAGAGAACCTGGATCTAGAAAAGGAAAACTCGGCAGCCAAGGCGGAACTCAAGTCGCTCAAGGCCCAAGTCGCATCCATGGTGACGGAGCTCGAGAAGAGGGGACGGGAGCTCAGCCAGCGATACGAAGCCGTGCAACTCGACACAGCGAAACTGCAAGAAttgccagccaagacgcAAGAACTCGAAGAGCGCGTCGAGAAGCTCAGGGCGGCGCAGGAGTTCCACGGCGCGAACCCCAATCTCAATTTGCCTCTGGCCAAGACGCTTGGCCTGGTAGAGCGGCGCAGGGctgagcagcagcaactggcGCGGGAGCTTGAAGCTCTGCGGGCCAAGGTGCCCaggaagcagaaggaggCAGAGCGTTTGCAGGCCGAGCTGGGACCATTGGAGGCCAAGCTCCAGACGAGTACTGCGGCCGCACGTGAAGCACAGAGGAGGAAAGAGGCGGCTCTTGGCGGCGTGGCAGATGACTTGGAGCAGCGGGCACGGTGGTGGAGGGCGAGCGAGGATGTGTTGAGGCAGGTTTTGGATCTGAAGACGTAG
- a CDS encoding pre-mRNA-splicing factor 38B (similar to Metarhizium acridum CQMa 102 XP_007807184.1): MSNDELLTDDYVAGLLAQDANDCSLKYSAMGMEAFRDNKKPSNLPKPNTRFLRHIIKDTNTHNKALLAKEAAESRARLKDLEYAEDVKRRKTNPNAKDIRRRQMGDIHAILGGKKRRREDDDSGRSTPRDRSDSGSRSERKSSKRRDDLFDEGSEKQRHGRLSERDYADHDGESRSEDKRKSRRSRHHASPDHDDTRHRHSRSRRDRSKSPRHHRSRSPDDQKRSHRHRSRHRSRSKESSQQNKKSSAAQDQDSDPLEDLIGPAPPPKYRGRGTIGGAAELDRRFSASYDPKLDVRMSDDDADPWDDAVESFRDRQKLRLHQDQRLKDAGFTDEQIQRSKGASDKLQDNVVWSKAGEKREWDKGKGVGMDGVDEDDDRPRTLFSEDY; encoded by the exons ATGTCAAACGATGAACTCCTCACGGACGACTACGTCGCGGGCCTCCTGGCGCAGGACGCCAACGACTGCTCGCTGAAATACTCCGCCATGGGCATGGAAGCATTTCGCGACAACAAAAA GCCCTCTAATTTGCCGAAGCCGAATACCCGATTCCTGCGACACATTATCAAGGACACCAACACCCACAACAAGGCGTTGCTCGCCAAGGAGGCCGCCGAATCGAGGGCGAGGTTAAAAGATCTCGAATATGCCGAGGACGTTAAACGGAGGAAGACGAATCCGAATGCCAAGGACATACGGAGACGGCAGATGGGCGATATTCATGCGATTCTGGgggggaagaagaggcgCAGAGAGGACGATGATTCCGGCAGATCGACACCGCGGGATAGAAGTGATTCAGGCAGTCGGTCCGAGAGGAAAAGTTCGAAAAGAAGAGATGATTTATTTGACGAGGGAAGTGAGAAACAACGGCATGGAAGACTCTCGGAACGTGATTACGCCGACCACGATGGAGAATCTAGAAGCGAGGATAAGAGAAAATCTCGACGGAGCAGACACCACGCCTCACCAGACCACGACGACACCCGACATAGACACAGTAGATCACGGAGAGACAGGTCAAAATCACCGCGACATCACCGTTCCCGCTCACCCGACGACCAGAAACGCAGTCATAGACACCGTTCGCGCCATAGATCCCGATCAAAAGAATCATCACAACAGAACAAAAAATCAAGCGCCGCACAGGATCAAGACTCAGACCCACTAGAAGACTTAATAGGACCAGCTCCGCCGCCGAAATACAGAGGACGAGGCACCATCGGCGGAGCAGCAGAGCTGGACCGCCGATTCTCAGCGTCGTACGATCCGAAGCTAGATGTGCGCAtgagcgacgacgacgcaGATCCGTGGGACGACGCAGTAGAATCGTTTAGAGACCGGCAAAAACTGCGACTACACCAAGACCAGAGGCTTAAGGACGCCGGGTTTACAGATGAGCAAATACAACGCAGTAAGGGGGCGAGCGATAAACTCCAGGATaatgtggtctggtccaagGCCGGGGAAAAGAGGGAGTGGGATAAAGGCAAGGGCgttgggatggatggtgttgatgaagatgatgatcGTCCACGAACTTTGTTTTCTGAAGACTATTGA